From Anaerolineae bacterium:
TGACCGATGATCTTGGCGATGACCGCGATGCCGTCTGGTCGCCGGATGGAGAGCGCATTGCTTACGTGTCCTGGCACGACAGCGACAGCGAGATCTACGTCGTGGCGCCGGACGGCACCAGTCAGGCTAACCTGACGAACAACCCGGCGCGCGATGAAGATCCTGCCTGGTCGCCCGATGGCCGCAGCCTTGCCTTTACCTCGAAGCGCGAGGGCCACTCCGACATTTATGTCATGGGCGCTGATGGCAGCGACGTGCGTCGGTTGACTCACTTCCCGTCCACCGAGTGGGGACCCAACTCTTGGGACCCGACCTGGTCGCCGGACGGTACGCGCATCGCTTTCCTGGGCGATGCTGCGGCCGACAGCATCGAGATCTACGTCATGAAAGCCGATGGCAGCGAAGTGGTACGCCTGACTCACAATGGCGTGCCTGATGCCGACCCATCTTGGGCGCCACGATGATGCCAAGACATAGGCTACTGCCGACGCTCCTGAGGCCATTACGTATGGGGTGGTGGAGAAGCTCTCAGCTAGCTTCTTGAGGAGGACAGAATGAGATCTCAGACTCTGGTTGTACTCCTGGCCCTGACGCTGCTGCTGTCGGCTTGTCAAGTGACCATGGAGATCGGAGGCCCGGCAGAGGCGCCTCCCGCTGCTGCGACGGAGACCCCCACAACTGTGATACCTGCTCCGCCCCCAACTGACACTGCCACGGCATTGCCGCCTACTCCGAGCGAACCCGTTTCTCCTACGCCCGTGACAGTGCCTACCAGCACTGACACACCTACCGCTGTCCCTCCGTCGCCAACAGCTACCGAGGTGCCCACGAGCACGCCAGCGCCGCTGCCCGAGACTGCCGCCGTCCAACGCATCGTGTTCCAGTCCACTCGCGACGGCGACCCAGAGATCTACGTTGTGAACGCCGACGGCAGCGGCCTGACAAACCTGACAAACGACCCCGATGCAGACATGGATCCCTCCTGGTCGGCGGATGGGCGGCAGATTGCTTTCACCTCCAACCGCGATGGCAGCCCGCAAATCTACGTCATGAACGCCGACGGGAGCGGCCAGACCAACCTGAGCAACAGCCTCAGCTACGACTGGCGGCCGTTCTGGTCGCCGGATGGCAGACGTATTGCCTTCCAATCGAGCCGCACCGGTGCTCCGGACATCTTCGTCATGAATGCCGACGGCAGCGGCCTGGCGAACCTCACGAATGACCAGGCCGATGATTGGTTCGGCTCCTGGTCGCCGGACAGTGAGCGCATCGCCTTCGGGTCCACCCGTGACGGCAACATGGAAATCTACGTCATGAACGCGGACGGCAGCGGTCTGCAGAGGCTGACCAACGACGAAGCCGAGGACGCCTACCCTATCTGGTCGCCAGACGGCACACGTATTGCCTTCGTGTCCAGCCGTGGCCAGCACCGCGACGTCTATGTGATGAATGCCGACGGGAGCGATCAGATCAACGTGAGCAATGACCCGGGCGCCTACGACGATGCTGATCCTGCCTGGTCGCCAGATGGCGCTCGCATCGCCTTCGAATCGAACCGCAGTGGGAACTATGAGATCTACCTCATGAATCCCGACGGCACCGGTCTGCTGAACCTGACCAACAACCCGGCCTCCGACAACTACGCGGTCTGGTCTCCCGATGGCAGCCGCATCGCCTTCGAATCGAACCGGGACGGGAACTTGGAGATCTACGTGATGAGTGCCGACGGCAGCGGGCAGACCAACCTGACTCGCAGCGCGGGCCTCGACGCCTTTCCCGCTTGGGCGCCGCAGTGATCTCGCTCGGGGTCGTGCGACTTCGCCCTCTGCGAGGTCGCTAGTGAGGCGAGGGGCACGCCGCAGTTTGCCTGCTTCCTGTACTGGCACAGGCTGGATACCGGCACCCTACGCCAGGTGCAGGAGCTGTAACTGAGGCCGGCTCTGGTCGCCGCTGCCAATGAGGAGGAGCGGTCGGCGCAGAAGATGCAGCGCGCCAGTCCCAGGGCGCCTCGGCGGGAGAACTGCGGCCGCTGGAGCGGGGCTGGCAGCCAGCCCGCTCCACGCGCGAGCAGCTGCGGGAGCTGAACCAGAGGCTGGCGAAGGTGTTGCAGCCGCACAGCCTGCCGGTCACCGGCCGCAGCCGCTGGGTGAGCGAGAAGGTCAACGATATCGTGGCCCGAGGGTACAGGCCAGAGAGGGACTACGGGGCGGGGGTGAACGTCGAGCCCCTGAAGCAGGCCGCCGTCATGCCTCGGGACGCCGAGAGGGCCAAGGGCTGGCGGCAGAGAGGTCGCCATGGGCCGGCTGCAGCGGTGGCCGGCAGAGGTGATCGAGGAGGAGCTCCAGCGGCAGGGCCAGGCTCCCTACTGGGAGCCCATGGCGCTGGCTACCAGGCTGTATCTGGGCTGCCAGCGGGCGCTGCAGGAGGCCGAGGGGCTGGCGATGGCGAAGGAGTTCGCGCGGAGCTGCAGCTCCGACGAGCGATGGCGGCGGCTGGACCTGGGGGCGCTCGAGTTGGCGGCCCGGAGCTCAGCCTTGACCCCAGAGGAGAGGCAACGCTTCGCCCGTCCTGCTCCCCGGGCCTACGCCCGCTGCCTTGACGAAGCTAACCGCAAGTTCGCCAGGGCAGTGAAGGCCGCGGGATGGGTGCCAGCTCAGGCGGGCCTCTGGAAGGAGCCCGTCCGCTCGGGCGAGTGGAGGGCCATCTCCCTGGTGGGCGCGCTTCACCTCGACCTGGGGCACCGGCTGGCAGGGCGTGGACTCAGGGTAGGCCTGAGGGCAACCAGGGCAGTGCTACCCACTACGACCGAGCCGGCAGTGGCGGCGCTGCTTCCAAGGGCACAGGAAGGGCTGGAGGTGGCCGTCAATGGAGAGGGTTCTCGCGCGATGTCAGGCCAGATCACAATGGTTTGATTGTGAGTATCCTCGCGAACCTCCTCAGCGACGTGTTGTGATCGCTGCTTGGGGTGGCCCTCGCTGGCGCGGTGTGGCTGCCATCGGTGGTGCCGAAGTAGAGGCGCCTCGGACATAGGCTAACTCACACCCAGAGCCGAGAGTATGCCGCCGAAGCCTCCCCGGCGTGTCCTCTGCAACCCAGGAGTACCCTCCGTTCCCCTTTGGGATGTGATGAGCAGCCGTGCTACTATGTACCGGTCTCAGGGCTCATGTTGCGGAGGAACGATTGTGTTCATGGTCATGCTAGTACTGGACCGCCAGGATCTCCTGACCCGGGTGCTAGACGCCTGGCAGGAGGCGGGGATCAGGGGTGCTACAGTTCTGGAGAGCACGGGCATGCATCGCATCCAGCAGTGTCGCGTCCGCCTACACGCGCGCTTCGATTTTGCCCACATCGCCGATGAGTGCCAGGAGCGTCACAACACCTTGTTCGCCGTGGTGGAAGACATGGCATTGGTGGAGAAGTGCCTCTCCGCCACCGAAGCCGTGGTAGGGGATCTGGCGTCGCCGAATACGGGCATCTTCGCCGCCTGGCCGGTGGCCCGGGTCAAAGGCTTGCCCAAGAACCAGGCCGCTGGCGGCGGCGCGTCCGGCGATGAGGTTGCCCCCTAGTGATCTGGCTTCAGTTCACCGTCAGCACCGCTCTTCTGGTCATCGCCGCCAACAAGCTGGCGGAGTACGCCGACGTCATCTCCATCCGCACCCGCCTGGGTGGTGTCTTCATCGGCACTCTCCTCATGGCCGGGGCTACGTCCCTGCCCGAGTTCCTCACTATCATCAACTCGCTGGGACACGAGGCGCCCAATCTGGCCGCGGGCAACATATTCGGCAGCTGCATGTTCAACATGCTCCTGCTGGCCATTCTGGACATGAGCCACTGGAGGGTGCGGGTCCTCAGGCGGGTGGCCCTCCGCCACGCCCTGACCGCCGGCCTGGCCATCCTGCTCATCGGCCTAGCCACCTTCTTCATCCTTGCCGACCTCGAGCTGCGCCTCGCCTGGGTGGGGCTCGACAGCATCCTCATAATGGTGGTCTACTTCGCCGGTATGCGGCTGCTGCAAAAGGAGAATCCCCCATTGCCTGAGCCGGAGGAGATCCCTCAGGGAGAGGAGATGATGTCGTTACGGAGCGCGCTCGTGGGCTTCAGCGGGTCGGCCCTGGCACTCATCTTCATCACCCCGGTCCTGGTCGGCA
This genomic window contains:
- a CDS encoding sodium:calcium antiporter — protein: MIWLQFTVSTALLVIAANKLAEYADVISIRTRLGGVFIGTLLMAGATSLPEFLTIINSLGHEAPNLAAGNIFGSCMFNMLLLAILDMSHWRVRVLRRVALRHALTAGLAILLIGLATFFILADLELRLAWVGLDSILIMVVYFAGMRLLQKENPPLPEPEEIPQGEEMMSLRSALVGFSGSALALIFITPVLVGSAVEIAEVTGLGTGFVGTTLVGMATSFPELVTMLAAARLGAFDLAVGNLFGSNLFNVFILGATDLFFLEGRFLGAIDPIFAVAGLLGLLLTTLGLINNLARSERRILFVETDALLLIVMYFAGLYFLYVRGIAG